aattaatttttcctgGAAGTGAAGAAAGGTAGTTTAAGAGGACTTCCAGGAACAACTATAACGTACTGTGCAGTGTGTGCATATAAAAAGAAACTGATCACAGATACACAGTACATGGTGAGATGATGGATGCCAAGAATCTCAAAAGGACAGCCATGAGGTAGGCAACAAGCAAATAGGTTAAAACTATGACAGATGCACAATTCATTTCTGGGCCCTTTTCTCCACCTGTTGGCACTTTGCTAGATGAGAATAAGTACCAAAATGGAAAGAAGTGATAGCTGGTCAAGTTGAGCCCAAAACTGACCTTTATGAGATTAAATTATGAAACCAGTCACCTTAACAACATAATATTAAGTAAAAATCAGTTGTAATCAGTAAAAATATTTCAATCGATCTCAATCAAGAAAAGTAAGttttaatatataaaaaatcaGTAACTTCATTGAAATCAGTAAAAATTAGTTCATATAGATAAAAATCAGtttcaaacaataaaattaaGTTTGATCATTCGAAATCAGATTTAATCTGTAAAAGAAATCAGTATAGTAAaattaaggtgaagagaacagggCCTAATTAGAATAAAACAATCTTCACCAACAAACAGATCAAGAAGTACATTAAAAAAAGGAAGTAAAATCCTAGAGTAGGACCTAAACCACAAATTCAGTCTAATCATCTTGTCTTATCTCCAGACATTTCCTTGAAGATGATTTGCCAACCAGCTGAAAACTCGTGACTGTATCTTGTAATTATAAGATGAAAAGTGTTTCACACTGACCAACACCAATACATTCCAAAATATAAAGGAAGCACCGATGCGTTAAATAAAACCAAGTTCTTTTACTCCTATCAGCCACCTTTTCCTACTTTTTAGTGTAAACAAAACTTTGGCACAACCCAGGGCTATGAGTTTGTTTGAATGCTGGAGTCTCCTTCATTGCCTGTCAAGGCTCTTTTCCTAGTTTACGGTTAAGAGTTCAAGTCtgatacaacaacaacaacaacaacaacaacaacaacaacaacaacaacaacaaagccttagtcccaaaatgatttgatAACAACAATGCCTACCAGACATTTATGGTGTTGCACAGCAAGTTTAATAGGCAGGAGATAATCCATGTGCAATGCGCCTAGCTTTTGTTGACTGAttaaagtcactataaactatAAAGTGGGAAAATTTCTGGAGAATCTGGTAAGTGATTACTACTTAACTCTAGGAAGAACAAGTTCTGATGATTACATGAACATGTTGTGGGGGCTTCAATTCTGAAGCGACTTTGCACAGTTATGGTACTCAAGATCGAAAAACAATGATGGTTTCACTTTCAGCAAATACAATTAAACCTACAAAATAGAAATGATAACCAGATACTCCAATAAACCACTTCTTTGGTGATAACTGATCCAGTTCTGAAAAGCATGCAAGGCTAACCTACACTAGGAAAACAAGGAGATCGAGACAGCTTAAACAGAGAAAAGCTTATTATTGCTTTACATCTAGTCAATATGACTTTGAATATTGTTTTGCATGGATGCTAACTAATTAAAAACATATAAACCAGCTCTCTAAAGTAAGATTGTGTATCTTCACAGCGGAACCAAATGTTAGGTGGAAGACTCATCACTGAGTTGCAGTCGGTTTTGCTTAAATTAGAACCTTTCAAGAGTGTCACCTAGACTAATATAATGTTCCACCATCGGCTGCCCAAGCAAGACAGTTATGTAAAATTTTGACGAGAGAGAGAAGTAAATCTACTGAGTTTTCTGGTGGAGAGAGGTTGATAACCAACTCCTATTGCAAGACAAGTGAGTTGTTTCCCTTTTGTACACTAATTGAAGCTGCAAGACCCAAGACACAGAACAGAGTTTATATAGCCAACGGAGAGTATGGAGACAAGTTGGGGACGGTTATGAATTAATGAGGTATTCAGCATTCTTTTTTATGTAACCAAGAgctcaaaatacaattttcaaaacaaaatcaaatactGCCCAAAAAAATCAAGTAAAAAACAGACCATATGTGAAAATGTAATGGATCATAACTCATAAGCATTATtgcattgattaaataaaaCTCAAGAAAATCGTGTAGATACAATAAACCTTAAAAGATGCTAATGAATGGAAGAAAGAACATAAACCATGAAAGGAAATTTTGTAAGAGGACTCTACCTTATCTGCCTCAAATCTGCAAAAAGATCTACTGAGTAGACATTGGCATCATCTGCAAAATAGACAATCCCATCTAAGCGGTGCATTTCAATGTGTGCCAAAGCCACATTTCTCTGGTGAACATTTCTATCCCTCACATCTGTCATGTTCTTATTGCATACCAGATGTCTGTACATAAGTCCAGTCTTCCTCAAAATCTCAGTAGTTTCGGCAGATTGAGCGTTCATCTCAATTACAATCCATATCAAAGGTGGTGGGACAAGTTTCAATGTTTGTGCCAGACGATTGAGATAGTAAGCTTGAAATGGCCGAGTGTATGTAGGGGTGACAACTATCAAGAGCTTGCGAACTTCCAATGGTGGATCCTCATTCACTAATTTAACAGTAAGTGTTTCACTTGATATCCTTCCGAGTTTCTCTTCCGAGGTAGTATTCTCATTATCATGCATCTCACCTATAGATGTATGATTTTCTGGGGGGATCTCATCTGCAGAGGTAACATTTGTTGCACTAAAAGAGTTATATTTAACTGCAGAAGGGATCATGTCAAAGAAGAGAGTTTGATGCTGGGGTAAGATTCTTCCCGGAAAATTCGAGGAACCAAAAGGAGTTAACCCAATGAAAGCCCCAACCAAAAAGAAGACTAAGAAATGCAGGAGAGCCCTCTTCCACACTTGCCCTTGCCCTTTTGGTTTCGATTTATCTAGGGGACGCGATGATCTATTTGAGAACAAACCAATTACAAAGTTATTAACTCTATACAGTGCATACTCCAAAGAATTAAAAGATGAACATGATAATCCACTTGGTTGTAAAGGGTTCTTCTCAGCTGAGGATGATTTAGATAAGGGGGATGCTACCGAGCACGCTTCCCCATTCGATCTCGAACCTGGTCGTGGAACCGGAGAAAGTGTTCTTCTAATGGAAGCCATTAGAACAAATCAAGTTATCCTCAATACACTGGCAGCAATCTCTCGGAGATCAAGAACATCCGGGACACTAGAATGGTTAAGAAAACTAATCAGATTATCACTCCAAAGTTTCTTCTTCCAACTATGTCAGTAACTTTACAACtccaaatttgcaattaatccACAATTAACATCAAACACTAACGTCGGGCATACTTTTTGTACCCACAGTGGCATTCAAAAGTGAAAACCATGCCCAAACCCCATTTCTAAGCTATTGGCAGTATAAATTTCCACCTTTTTTTACCACTTGAAGTTAACTCAAGTTGTTCAATAACATACCATGAAGATCTATCTCAGGAAATATGAAAAACTAAGCAATAGATCGAAATTGGAGAGCAAAAAGCGAACAAACCATCAACAGAAATTCATATAAATAAAGAAACCCACCAAAAATTAAGCAACACCCAGAAGCTTAAATGAGCAGAAAATTCAAAGATTTCAACTTGGGCATCAAATTTTAAAAATCAGAATCATAAATGACAATTACCACTAAATGTGTGATTTAAATCTCCAGTTTTGCGCCAAACTACACTGAGCAGCGAGCAGCCCCTTTCTTTGTACTTTATTAAATGCGGTTGGAAGATGATTTTTGACAATTGACAGGAAATGATGAGCAGCGTAAAGGTGGGAGTGTTCAAGATCTCTATTACcttaaaagaggagagagaaagtgggaaATAGAAATATCACATTCGCATTCATATCATCATATGCACCCGGGGAATCTTCAGTAGTACATCATGGCCTAATGGGAGAATAGGAGATGCGACTATGAAACTAGAGGAGCTCGTCTCAACGGGCTTGTGTTCGAATAGAAGTGGACTCGTATTGATTTGGTCTTCGTATTGGTATTGGTATTGGTATTATTTCGTCTTCGTATTGGTATTGGTATTGGTATTTGtattggtatttttttttatttttttttgcaaggtAAGATGAATAGGCCCTACCAGGTAGGAATCCCGCACGGGTCAATCCGTCCGGGTTAGCAGGCTAGACACTTTGAGAGTGGGGGGAGTGATAAGGGGAACCCTCCCTCAAAGTGCCCCAAATGGATTTGTATTGGTATTGGTATTTGGCTTGAGCCGGTCACTAATATTATTTGCGTTTGGTATTGGTATTATACGTTAGTATTAAAATTGGTTGTATTTGAGGCACTGGTTTAGTGGTTTATAACTATACCAAAACTACATCAGGTCGAAAAAACCTCTCGTTGAAGGTTGTATAAAATAGCGATGTGAAATAGGAAATTCATCATTATCAGTTCTCGTAGTTTTGCCGGATTAGAATTTCGTCTGATCCAAATTaatttgtatttgattttttttgtatagACGTTGTATGacaattttattaatgaactaaTTTTACCTTACAAAAAAGTACTCCCTCTTTCCtagaatactcgcaccggttcgagtcgacacgcttgccaatgcacaactttgaccaccaatattttTAACTACATAATTCCTCTATCCtcatttacatgacacaatgggGTTTTAGACATTATTCACGCAAACACCTTTGACTTActtttgtggtttatacatAAGGAAAAACATAGTtgtgtggggtcttattagattcgtatcagtaaatattatttaaatatcaactttttataattttttccgatacacaattggagatattaatgtttgaaatcgtgcattggcaaacgtgtctaaataattgtgtcatttaaaaaagaacggaggaagtattataaaaacttatgaaatattaatattttgaaaatatatgttaggatgaagccaacaatatgttatatgctaacttttgttttcatataatagaaataaaatagggtcgaagtgaattatgtgaataatgcAAACAGTCAAACCAGTGC
This sequence is a window from Spinacia oleracea cultivar Varoflay chromosome 1, BTI_SOV_V1, whole genome shotgun sequence. Protein-coding genes within it:
- the LOC110775267 gene encoding probable beta-1,4-xylosyltransferase IRX9H encodes the protein MASIRRTLSPVPRPGSRSNGEACSVASPLSKSSSAEKNPLQPSGLSCSSFNSLEYALYRVNNFVIGLFSNRSSRPLDKSKPKGQGQVWKRALLHFLVFFLVGAFIGLTPFGSSNFPGRILPQHQTLFFDMIPSAVKYNSFSATNVTSADEIPPENHTSIGEMHDNENTTSEEKLGRISSETLTVKLVNEDPPLEVRKLLIVVTPTYTRPFQAYYLNRLAQTLKLVPPPLIWIVIEMNAQSAETTEILRKTGLMYRHLVCNKNMTDVRDRNVHQRNVALAHIEMHRLDGIVYFADDANVYSVDLFADLRQIRRFGTWKLATLSVTRGATFLDGPVCNGSEIIGWRTNEKTRRFHADISGFAFNSTILWDPKRWNRPIIEPIRQLDTVKQKFLVSTFIEQVVEDESQMEGLLGNCLSIMAWRLPLESSSLSYPQQWSISKNLEKQRTLRLK